One Vibrio gazogenes genomic region harbors:
- a CDS encoding spermidine synthase, protein MLKKMLSVRIWLPVLLFVIGFSAQSEVIYTQKSLYRDIAVVEKNGLRCLVFALVKGDSVQTCQYQDEHDHRLVYSYSQMVMGGLLMNPHPQRILLIGLGGASIPNVLTQLYPDAELDVVELDPGVVKVARDYFHFKETPHTSVAVADGRVFVKRAILRKKKYDFIILDAFTGDYIPEHLMTREYLQEVQRLMTEDGVLVANTWSSSQLYAHESETYRQVFGPFFNFKMKQEQNYGNRIIIVGNGKQPLPSLQVMRERAKPLAKLLAPYNVLIERFPSLMSTKADWDRSARPLTDQYSPANLL, encoded by the coding sequence ATGTTGAAGAAGATGTTATCGGTACGTATCTGGCTACCAGTCTTGCTGTTCGTAATTGGCTTTTCCGCTCAGAGTGAAGTGATCTATACCCAGAAGTCGCTTTATCGGGATATTGCGGTGGTTGAGAAAAATGGTTTGCGTTGTCTGGTCTTTGCGTTGGTGAAAGGCGACAGTGTGCAGACTTGTCAGTATCAAGACGAGCACGATCACCGGCTGGTGTATTCATATAGTCAGATGGTGATGGGCGGGTTACTCATGAATCCTCATCCGCAGCGGATACTGCTGATTGGGCTGGGCGGGGCTTCGATTCCGAATGTGTTAACCCAGCTCTACCCAGACGCTGAATTGGATGTGGTGGAGTTGGATCCGGGCGTGGTGAAAGTGGCGCGGGATTACTTTCACTTTAAAGAAACCCCGCACACCTCGGTGGCCGTTGCGGATGGGCGTGTGTTTGTCAAACGTGCTATTCTCCGCAAGAAAAAATATGACTTTATTATTCTCGATGCGTTTACCGGTGATTATATTCCGGAGCATTTAATGACTCGGGAATATCTACAAGAAGTGCAACGACTGATGACTGAGGATGGCGTATTGGTGGCAAACACTTGGTCGTCCAGTCAGCTTTATGCGCATGAATCCGAGACCTATCGTCAGGTGTTTGGCCCGTTCTTTAATTTTAAAATGAAACAGGAACAAAACTACGGTAACCGGATTATCATTGTCGGTAATGGCAAACAGCCGCTGCCTTCCCTGCAAGTTATGCGAGAGCGTGCGAAGCCATTGGCAAAGTTATTAGCGCCTTATAATGTCTTGATCGAACGGTTCCCGTCATTGATGTCCACCAAAGCAGACTGGGATCGATCCGCCCGGCCTTTAACCGATCAATATTCTCCGGCAAATCTGTTGTAA
- a CDS encoding AraC family transcriptional regulator → MKFCDEALGPPIIAYAHNYAHGDVEAPHQHQCAQFLHALNGVIRVDTQTGSWVVTANKGLWIPAGVSHSLRITGEVRVRTLFVDPMARADLPNTCVLSTVSPLLTCLIVEAVSLPDVRMAGTREERIFELILDELRRLDPIDFYLPHPSSEALVMLCRNISERLSHPWTASDAAKSLGQSERTVSRRFQQELGLTFTEWLRQKRLLHALELLASGCSVLDTALAIGYDSPSAFSAMFKSRTGLSPSEYCPPVMPLAR, encoded by the coding sequence ATGAAATTTTGTGACGAAGCGTTAGGGCCGCCAATTATTGCTTATGCACACAATTATGCGCACGGGGATGTTGAAGCGCCTCATCAGCATCAGTGTGCCCAGTTTTTACATGCGCTCAATGGTGTGATTCGCGTGGATACGCAAACGGGATCATGGGTGGTGACCGCCAATAAGGGATTGTGGATCCCGGCGGGTGTTTCCCATAGCCTCAGAATTACCGGTGAGGTTCGTGTTCGCACGCTGTTTGTCGATCCGATGGCAAGAGCGGATCTGCCGAATACTTGTGTGTTATCGACGGTTTCCCCGTTGTTGACCTGTTTAATTGTGGAGGCGGTTTCTCTGCCCGATGTTCGCATGGCAGGAACACGAGAAGAGCGCATCTTTGAATTGATTCTGGACGAGTTACGCCGGTTGGATCCGATTGATTTTTATCTTCCTCATCCGAGTTCTGAAGCGTTGGTGATGCTTTGCCGTAACATATCCGAGCGCCTCTCGCATCCGTGGACCGCTTCAGATGCGGCTAAATCGCTCGGCCAAAGCGAGCGGACGGTATCACGCCGATTTCAGCAAGAACTGGGGTTAACTTTTACCGAGTGGTTACGTCAGAAGCGATTACTCCATGCACTGGAACTGTTAGCCAGCGGCTGTAGCGTGTTAGATACGGCATTAGCGATTGGTTATGACAGCCCGAGTGCATTTAGCGCGATGTTTAAAAGCCGCACCGGGCTGTCTCCGAGTGAATATTGTCCGCCAGTAATGCCATTGGCTCGCTAA
- a CDS encoding fused MFS/spermidine synthase, translating to MTFDNGLLKNRFIFLLAFLSGFCIMSVELMGGRILAPYFGSSIYVWGSIITIFMVALSAGYLLGGQWSMHCPSLRKFSLLYLCGAVTLLPLVFWGETVMEQVFIRIEDPRYGSLVASMLLFFLPTLILGMISPYSIRLLVSDSGRSGQVAGKLYFVSTLGSALGTLATSFYLVLWLEVNTILLSLIGVLCAGGMVAFYVRFPRVVAEA from the coding sequence ATGACGTTTGACAATGGATTGTTGAAGAATCGGTTTATTTTTTTACTCGCTTTTCTAAGCGGTTTTTGCATCATGTCGGTCGAGCTGATGGGCGGGCGGATTCTGGCGCCTTACTTTGGCAGCAGTATTTATGTGTGGGGCAGTATTATCACCATTTTTATGGTGGCATTGTCGGCCGGTTATCTGCTGGGCGGACAGTGGTCGATGCATTGCCCTTCTTTGCGTAAATTTAGCTTACTTTATCTGTGTGGTGCCGTGACTTTACTCCCGTTGGTGTTCTGGGGTGAAACGGTCATGGAGCAGGTTTTCATCCGGATAGAAGACCCGCGTTATGGCTCACTAGTTGCGTCTATGCTGCTGTTTTTCCTACCGACTTTGATTTTAGGGATGATCTCGCCTTATTCGATCCGTTTGCTTGTTAGTGACTCCGGGCGTAGTGGGCAGGTTGCCGGAAAGCTTTATTTTGTCTCGACATTGGGCAGTGCATTGGGGACGCTCGCAACGTCGTTCTATCTGGTGTTGTGGCTTGAAGTGAATACGATTCTATTGAGTTTGATCGGGGTATTATGTGCCGGAGGCATGGTTGCATTCTATGTCCGTTTTCCCCGAGTGGTTGCAGAGGCTTAA
- a CDS encoding AEC family transporter, with translation MDLLLQQLQFSLSVTGPICLMLFLGIYFRRSQLIDDHFIEIASRLVFKATLPTLLFLSIVNSPHDVTSGGSLVLYGVISNFAFFLLITLVVKYYFKREADQGVIIQGAFRSNSGIIGLALIANAYGSDGLAQAALYVAAITLLFNVQAVITLTPKGSQSGMKVLVMVGKTLTKNPLIIAILLGLGFSQLNLTLPDVASTAGQYFANMTLPLALICGGGSLDIHQLNHDKAPAWSATAFKLLACPILITFGAWLWGFRGAELGIIYLCSSAPSAAASYVMARAMGGNATLAANIIVLTTLLSLLTTTLGVFVLSSLALI, from the coding sequence ATGGATTTACTACTACAACAACTGCAATTTTCACTGTCGGTTACCGGCCCGATCTGTCTGATGCTCTTTTTAGGGATTTACTTTCGTCGCAGCCAGCTTATCGATGACCATTTTATTGAAATCGCATCACGCCTTGTATTTAAAGCCACCCTACCGACACTACTCTTTCTGAGTATTGTCAATTCCCCACATGATGTGACCAGCGGTGGCTCATTGGTTCTCTATGGCGTCATCTCTAATTTTGCGTTTTTCCTGTTGATCACACTGGTGGTCAAATATTATTTCAAGCGCGAGGCCGATCAAGGGGTGATTATTCAAGGCGCCTTTCGCAGCAATAGCGGCATTATCGGGCTGGCTTTAATTGCCAATGCATACGGATCTGACGGTTTGGCACAGGCCGCATTGTATGTCGCAGCGATCACGCTACTCTTTAACGTGCAGGCGGTTATCACGCTCACTCCAAAAGGCAGCCAGTCAGGGATGAAGGTTCTGGTGATGGTGGGTAAAACACTGACCAAGAACCCGCTGATTATCGCGATATTATTAGGGCTCGGCTTCTCTCAACTCAATTTGACCCTGCCGGATGTTGCCAGCACAGCCGGACAATATTTCGCCAACATGACGCTACCATTGGCACTGATTTGCGGTGGTGGCTCGCTGGATATTCATCAACTCAATCATGATAAAGCACCGGCCTGGTCAGCGACCGCGTTCAAACTACTCGCCTGCCCGATTCTGATCACCTTCGGCGCGTGGCTCTGGGGGTTCCGAGGCGCAGAGCTAGGGATTATCTATTTATGCAGTTCCGCACCGTCCGCTGCTGCCAGCTATGTGATGGCACGCGCAATGGGCGGTAATGCAACTCTGGCCGCCAACATCATTGTACTGACCACGTTATTGTCGCTGTTAACCACTACGCTTGGTGTGTTTGTATTGTCATCACTGGCGCTGATCTGA
- a CDS encoding SLC13 family permease, with protein sequence MNKNDNVPLPVNTREWFLNRNSIIILADIVLFLLLYFNLPFQPEVVLGISLLAFIAVLWLTEALHVTVTAVLVPVLSVLFGVFDTTTALSYFSNPIIYLFLGGFALAAAMHQQGLDKVVADKVLLLAKGRMSVAVFMLFIVTAVISMWISNTATTAMMLPLVLGILSKVDADKGHKTYVFVLLGIAYSASIGGIATVVGSPPNAIAAAQVGLTFTDWMKFGLPTTVVMLPVMIGILYLLLKPDLSGHFELNHELVNWDKGKVVTLGIFALVVFFWIFSKPINAMLGGFKSFDTIIALSAIILVSFARVVHWKEIEKTADWGVLLLFGGGICLSNVLKQTGTSVFIAHELSRMISTLGILWIVVIIATFVVFLTEFASNTASAALLIPVFASVAEAFGISPVLLSVLIAVAASCAFMLPVATPPNAIVFASGHIQQSEMMRVGIYLNIACIILLTLIAVYFW encoded by the coding sequence ATGAATAAAAACGATAATGTCCCTCTCCCCGTGAACACCCGAGAATGGTTTTTAAACCGTAATAGTATCATTATCTTGGCCGATATCGTGCTGTTTCTGCTGCTTTATTTTAACTTACCGTTTCAGCCTGAAGTGGTGTTGGGGATCAGTCTGCTCGCCTTCATTGCTGTGTTATGGTTAACCGAAGCACTCCATGTGACGGTGACCGCCGTTCTGGTGCCGGTTCTCTCGGTATTGTTCGGTGTCTTTGATACCACCACCGCGCTGAGCTACTTTTCCAACCCGATTATTTATCTGTTTCTGGGGGGCTTTGCGTTAGCCGCAGCCATGCACCAGCAAGGGTTGGATAAAGTGGTTGCAGACAAAGTGCTGTTGCTGGCGAAAGGCAGAATGAGTGTCGCGGTTTTCATGCTGTTTATCGTCACCGCGGTCATCTCGATGTGGATTAGTAATACCGCGACAACTGCGATGATGTTGCCGCTGGTGCTGGGTATCCTGAGTAAAGTCGATGCAGACAAAGGCCACAAGACTTATGTGTTCGTCTTATTAGGTATTGCATATAGTGCCAGTATCGGCGGGATTGCGACTGTCGTCGGTAGCCCACCTAATGCGATAGCCGCTGCCCAAGTCGGGTTAACCTTTACCGACTGGATGAAATTTGGCTTGCCAACGACAGTGGTAATGCTGCCGGTAATGATTGGGATTCTCTATCTGTTGCTTAAGCCTGATTTGTCCGGTCATTTTGAACTGAACCATGAACTGGTGAATTGGGATAAAGGTAAAGTTGTCACGCTCGGTATTTTTGCGCTGGTGGTGTTTTTCTGGATATTCAGTAAACCAATCAACGCCATGCTGGGCGGATTCAAATCGTTTGATACCATCATTGCACTTAGTGCGATTATTCTGGTGAGTTTCGCCCGGGTGGTACACTGGAAAGAAATTGAAAAAACCGCAGACTGGGGGGTGTTATTGCTGTTCGGTGGCGGTATTTGCCTCAGTAATGTCCTCAAGCAGACCGGAACCAGTGTCTTCATTGCCCATGAGTTGAGCAGAATGATCTCAACGCTCGGGATCCTCTGGATCGTGGTCATCATCGCGACATTTGTGGTCTTTCTGACGGAGTTTGCCAGTAATACCGCCAGTGCAGCGTTATTGATTCCGGTTTTTGCCAGTGTTGCGGAAGCGTTTGGTATTTCACCTGTGTTGCTCTCGGTATTAATCGCGGTCGCTGCATCTTGTGCATTCATGCTACCGGTCGCCACGCCGCCGAATGCCATTGTGTTTGCCTCAGGTCATATCCAGCAGTCTGAGATGATGCGGGTCGGTATTTATTTGAATATTGCCTGTATTATTCTACTCACCCTGATTGCGGTGTACTTCTGGTAG
- a CDS encoding L-lactate permease encodes MHETLLALLAFSPIVVAAILLVGLNWPAKKAMPIAFGLTVVIALFGWDMSANRVLASVLQGLGITVSVLWIVFGAIFLLNTLKHSGAITVIRNGFTDISPDRRIQAIIIAWCFGSFIEGASGFGTPAAIAAPLLVAIGFPALAAVLMGMMIQSTPVSFGAVGTPILVGVSKGLDNHHISQLLAEHGSSWENYLQQITTSVALIHATVGTLMPVLMAMMLTRFFGKNKSWTEGLDILPFALFAGLAFTIPYALTGALLGPEFPSLIGGLVGLAVVVTAAKKGFLVPRSVWDFRPEHEWSSQWLGSLKMNLNTIRANPMSLTLAWTPYLLLAVILVASRVSPDFKALLQSLNLSFANILGEVGVSTSFQPLYLPGGILVFVALIAVLIQARNPAPMIRALGESSKTLIGAGFVLVFTIPMVRIFINSGVNGAELSSMPVTTADFAAGLVGNAFPALSATVGALGAFIAGSNTVSNMMFSQFQFEVAHTLSVSSVIVIALQAVGAAAGNMIAIHNVVAASATVGLLGREGATLRKTIIPTAYYLVATGLIGLLVIYGFHATDALMNSV; translated from the coding sequence ATGCATGAAACATTATTAGCCTTACTTGCGTTTTCTCCGATTGTTGTCGCGGCAATCTTGCTCGTCGGTTTAAACTGGCCGGCAAAAAAAGCGATGCCAATTGCATTCGGTCTGACTGTGGTGATTGCTTTATTCGGCTGGGATATGTCCGCCAATCGAGTGCTCGCCTCCGTATTACAGGGATTAGGGATCACCGTCTCTGTCCTCTGGATCGTCTTCGGTGCTATTTTTCTGCTCAACACCCTCAAACACAGCGGTGCTATTACGGTGATTCGCAATGGCTTTACCGATATCTCGCCGGATCGACGTATTCAGGCCATCATTATTGCTTGGTGTTTCGGGTCTTTTATTGAAGGCGCTTCCGGTTTCGGCACCCCTGCAGCCATTGCAGCACCGTTACTGGTTGCGATTGGTTTTCCGGCACTGGCAGCGGTGTTGATGGGGATGATGATTCAATCGACGCCGGTGTCTTTCGGCGCGGTCGGCACCCCGATTCTGGTCGGTGTCAGTAAAGGGCTCGATAATCACCATATCAGCCAGCTACTGGCGGAACACGGGTCTAGTTGGGAGAACTACCTACAACAGATCACCACCAGCGTTGCACTCATCCATGCCACCGTCGGCACCCTGATGCCGGTTCTGATGGCCATGATGCTGACGCGCTTTTTCGGCAAAAATAAAAGCTGGACCGAAGGATTAGATATTCTGCCATTCGCTCTGTTTGCCGGACTGGCCTTCACCATTCCTTACGCGCTGACCGGCGCACTGCTCGGCCCGGAATTCCCTTCACTGATCGGTGGATTAGTCGGACTTGCGGTAGTCGTCACTGCGGCGAAAAAAGGATTCCTCGTTCCCCGTTCTGTCTGGGATTTCCGTCCTGAGCACGAATGGTCAAGCCAATGGCTCGGCTCGCTGAAAATGAATCTGAACACTATCCGCGCCAACCCGATGAGCCTTACATTAGCCTGGACGCCTTACCTGCTCCTTGCCGTGATCCTCGTCGCAAGCCGCGTCAGCCCTGACTTTAAGGCACTATTACAGAGTCTCAACCTCTCATTTGCCAACATTCTCGGAGAAGTCGGTGTCAGTACCTCATTCCAGCCATTGTACTTACCCGGAGGGATTCTGGTGTTTGTGGCACTGATTGCCGTTCTGATTCAGGCCAGAAACCCGGCGCCGATGATCCGCGCACTTGGTGAATCAAGTAAAACCCTGATCGGTGCCGGATTTGTGTTGGTCTTTACGATCCCGATGGTCCGGATCTTTATCAACTCCGGTGTCAACGGTGCTGAACTGTCCAGTATGCCGGTGACCACCGCTGATTTCGCCGCCGGACTGGTTGGCAATGCGTTTCCGGCTTTAAGCGCAACGGTCGGTGCGCTCGGTGCCTTTATTGCCGGTTCAAATACCGTTTCCAATATGATGTTCAGCCAATTTCAGTTTGAAGTGGCCCACACGCTTTCGGTTTCAAGCGTGATTGTCATCGCCTTGCAAGCCGTCGGTGCCGCTGCCGGTAACATGATTGCCATTCACAATGTCGTCGCAGCATCAGCCACCGTCGGCCTGTTGGGCAGAGAAGGCGCAACCCTGCGTAAAACCATTATCCCCACGGCATATTATCTGGTGGCAACCGGATTGATCGGATTACTGGTGATTTATGGATTTCATGCCACAGACGCCCTGATGAACTCAGTCTGA
- a CDS encoding (Fe-S)-binding protein yields the protein MRIYPAKPDKVYFYATCLVDLFDPDAGLDAITLLKQQNIEVIYVEKQTCCGQPAYTSGYDDEAKSVALSQIALFPEPYPVIVLSGSCGGMMHHHYRRLFAGSAQETMVNAFCDRVFEFTEFLVHVCRAKLQDHGPDTSVVMHTSCAARREMNVHVTATQLLNQLEHVELKIQDYESECCGFGGTFSVRHPNISQAIVEDKTHHLKATQADHLVSADWGCLLNINGALEFQHQQGETTTMQGRHLASFLRERTLPKPTQEQSS from the coding sequence ATGAGAATTTACCCAGCGAAACCAGACAAAGTCTATTTCTACGCGACTTGTCTGGTGGATCTATTCGACCCCGATGCGGGGCTCGATGCCATCACCCTGCTCAAGCAGCAAAATATCGAGGTGATTTACGTTGAAAAACAGACCTGCTGCGGCCAACCGGCCTACACATCGGGCTATGATGATGAAGCCAAATCCGTCGCGCTGAGCCAAATCGCGCTGTTTCCCGAACCTTATCCCGTGATTGTGTTATCCGGCTCTTGCGGCGGAATGATGCATCACCATTATCGCCGCCTCTTCGCAGGCAGCGCGCAGGAAACCATGGTCAATGCCTTCTGTGATCGGGTGTTTGAATTTACCGAGTTTCTGGTCCATGTCTGTCGCGCCAAACTGCAAGATCACGGCCCGGACACATCAGTGGTAATGCATACCTCGTGTGCCGCCCGACGAGAAATGAATGTGCATGTCACCGCCACTCAACTGCTCAATCAACTTGAGCACGTCGAACTGAAAATACAAGACTATGAAAGCGAATGTTGTGGCTTCGGCGGCACGTTCTCTGTGCGTCACCCGAACATTTCTCAAGCCATAGTGGAGGATAAAACCCATCATCTCAAAGCGACACAGGCCGATCATCTGGTGAGCGCCGACTGGGGTTGCTTACTCAATATCAACGGTGCGCTGGAGTTTCAGCATCAGCAGGGCGAGACGACCACCATGCAAGGGCGTCATTTAGCCAGTTTCTTACGCGAAAGAACGTTACCTAAGCCAACGCAGGAGCAATCATCATGA
- a CDS encoding nuclear transport factor 2 family protein, with product MHICQFVVHALAEVITSPTHEENVIRKYFSPNYHQVVNGNHLDFNHFLNHMALLKQEAQHIALTLIAAASEGDTVLTHHQVSAEKVDGTTVSFDVMAHFTVTDGQIIRCEELTRMLKGAESDQDLSCRH from the coding sequence ATGCACATTTGTCAATTTGTTGTTCATGCTTTAGCAGAGGTCATCACGAGCCCAACACATGAAGAAAACGTCATTAGAAAATATTTTTCTCCGAATTATCATCAGGTTGTGAATGGCAATCATCTGGATTTCAACCACTTTCTTAACCATATGGCATTACTCAAACAAGAAGCGCAACATATCGCTCTCACTCTGATTGCTGCCGCTTCAGAAGGCGATACGGTTTTGACTCACCATCAGGTGAGTGCTGAAAAAGTGGATGGTACGACGGTGTCATTTGACGTGATGGCACACTTTACCGTCACTGATGGTCAGATCATTCGCTGCGAGGAATTAACCCGCATGCTCAAAGGTGCCGAGAGTGATCAGGACTTAAGTTGCAGACATTAA
- a CDS encoding LutB/LldF family L-lactate oxidation iron-sulfur protein translates to MNDSPQQFHAQAKAALDDAQLRANFRGAMDYLQSKRKAAFADPQEEKQTRDLAQAIRQRCLSKLPQLLEQLEANCQKNGIQVHWADNAAQANTMIAEIAEHHRASLMVKGKSMVSEEIELNHEMAKHGVTCLESDMGEYIIQLDGDKPSHIIMPAIHKNKQEVSNTFRDNLPDFQPTTDVDRLIETGRAQLREKFRTADMGLSGVNFAVAETGTLCLVENEGNGRMSTTVPNVHIAITGIEKVVEFLTDVPPLFSALTRSATGQTISTYFNMITSPRRAGEKDGPQEVHLVLLDNGRSQAYRDEELRKTLQCIRCGACMNHCPVYTRIGGHAYGTVYPGPIGKIISPHLMGLEATQDLVTASSLCGACGEVCPVRIPIPDMLLRLRREAKHAPKPGLETMRGQKSAYKPTEKLAMRSFAYSATHPTIYRIGTRLAGQMRHLIPAKLGPWTQCRTAPKPAAKTLHQLMKERARQPQKQGESS, encoded by the coding sequence ATGAATGACTCTCCGCAACAATTTCATGCACAGGCCAAAGCAGCGCTTGATGATGCCCAGCTCCGCGCCAATTTTCGCGGAGCGATGGACTATCTGCAAAGCAAACGCAAAGCCGCATTCGCCGACCCGCAAGAAGAAAAACAGACCCGGGATCTGGCACAAGCGATCCGTCAGCGCTGCCTGAGTAAACTGCCGCAACTCTTAGAACAACTGGAAGCCAACTGTCAGAAAAATGGGATTCAGGTGCATTGGGCCGACAATGCCGCACAGGCCAACACCATGATTGCCGAAATTGCGGAACACCATCGGGCGTCCTTGATGGTCAAGGGTAAGTCGATGGTCAGTGAAGAGATAGAACTCAATCATGAAATGGCTAAGCACGGAGTGACCTGTCTGGAAAGTGACATGGGCGAGTACATTATTCAGCTCGACGGTGACAAACCTTCACATATCATCATGCCGGCTATTCATAAAAATAAGCAGGAGGTCAGCAACACGTTCCGCGATAACCTGCCGGACTTCCAGCCCACCACCGATGTCGATCGCCTAATTGAGACCGGACGCGCCCAGCTCAGGGAGAAATTTCGCACCGCAGATATGGGTTTATCCGGAGTCAATTTTGCCGTGGCAGAGACCGGTACGCTGTGTCTGGTCGAAAATGAAGGTAACGGCCGGATGTCCACCACCGTGCCGAACGTCCATATCGCCATCACTGGCATCGAAAAAGTGGTGGAATTCCTCACCGATGTGCCCCCGTTATTCAGTGCTCTGACCCGTTCCGCCACCGGTCAGACGATCAGTACCTATTTCAATATGATCACATCCCCCCGTCGGGCCGGTGAGAAAGACGGCCCGCAAGAAGTCCATCTGGTGCTGCTCGACAACGGGCGCAGCCAAGCCTATCGCGATGAAGAGTTACGCAAAACGCTGCAATGTATCCGCTGTGGCGCCTGTATGAATCACTGTCCGGTTTACACCCGAATCGGCGGTCACGCATACGGAACCGTCTATCCCGGTCCGATTGGCAAAATTATTTCACCACACCTGATGGGGCTCGAAGCGACCCAAGATCTGGTCACAGCATCGAGCTTGTGCGGCGCTTGCGGCGAAGTCTGCCCGGTTCGGATTCCGATTCCCGACATGTTATTGCGCCTGCGCCGTGAAGCAAAACATGCACCGAAGCCCGGCCTCGAAACCATGCGCGGTCAGAAGTCTGCTTATAAACCCACCGAGAAACTCGCGATGCGTAGTTTTGCGTATTCTGCCACCCACCCGACCATTTACCGGATCGGGACGCGCCTTGCCGGACAGATGAGGCATTTAATCCCGGCCAAGCTGGGTCCGTGGACGCAATGCCGAACCGCGCCGAAACCGGCTGCCAAAACTTTGCATCAATTGATGAAAGAACGCGCTCGCCAGCCACAAAAACAAGGGGAATCGTCATGA
- a CDS encoding LysR family transcriptional regulator: MRADDLILFSSVVELGSFSLVAEKNNLTNSVVSKRIARLEKELGAQLLYRTTRKLTLTEAGKALLQGAKNVKQATQEAFDAVAGYGENLSGHIRMSVPTISGELLLAEAIAEFCQMHPGLTVDMSLDNRFVDPIGEGYDLVIRTGLLNDSSLIARHIIDSQWVVCATASYIARAGMPYRPEDLIHHNCLQYVYQSTGASDWEFKGPDGNYLLKVSGSFSSDNAVALRKAALSGYGIAYLPRCLVYPDLQDGTLIDLFPMQVGKKLGVYAIYPFTRQPPNKIRLLIEHIRASYLKIGYYFY; encoded by the coding sequence ATGAGAGCTGACGACCTGATTTTATTTTCTTCTGTGGTTGAACTGGGTAGTTTTAGTCTGGTTGCTGAGAAAAATAACCTTACTAATTCAGTGGTTAGCAAACGCATTGCGCGTTTGGAAAAAGAACTCGGGGCACAACTTTTGTATCGGACAACCCGTAAACTCACCCTGACCGAAGCGGGAAAAGCCTTGCTACAAGGTGCTAAAAATGTGAAGCAAGCCACTCAGGAGGCATTTGACGCGGTCGCCGGATATGGTGAAAACCTCAGTGGGCACATCCGCATGTCAGTACCGACGATTTCCGGTGAATTGCTACTGGCAGAGGCGATTGCCGAGTTTTGTCAGATGCATCCAGGGCTGACGGTAGATATGTCGCTGGATAATCGCTTTGTTGATCCGATTGGCGAAGGCTATGATCTGGTGATTAGGACCGGGTTACTGAATGATTCCAGTTTAATTGCCCGACACATTATTGATTCACAGTGGGTGGTGTGTGCAACGGCCAGTTATATTGCCCGGGCGGGTATGCCGTATCGGCCTGAAGATCTGATCCATCACAATTGCCTGCAATATGTATATCAGTCTACCGGTGCCAGTGACTGGGAATTTAAAGGTCCGGATGGTAACTATTTGTTGAAAGTGTCGGGGAGTTTTTCCAGTGACAATGCGGTTGCACTGAGAAAGGCGGCGTTGAGCGGCTACGGGATTGCCTATCTGCCACGTTGTCTGGTGTACCCGGATTTACAGGATGGGACATTAATTGATTTATTCCCAATGCAAGTCGGCAAAAAGCTTGGGGTCTATGCGATCTATCCGTTTACCCGTCAGCCACCGAATAAGATTCGGCTGTTGATCGAGCATATCCGCGCCAGTTATCTCAAGATTGGTTACTATTTTTATTAA
- a CDS encoding AraC family transcriptional regulator, with protein MDVKTLNHVQMHETPWHAHQAGQLYWLQRGIIIIETSFAQWPITPGSVGWIPENCAHKAKILASVQGYMLYLDNADGVVFPQSPGIYGVNAFLSALMQRATCLNDSDDYSPSYISHLVALLGHEITMLNMLPIGLPLPSDRRARHIADELLHCPATDLTQTQLATRAGMSVRTLSRIFTQQTGLTFSQWRQQSKIVISLKWLLAGLPISDVAERSGYHNVSAYIEVFRQRFGETPGKFQAKLD; from the coding sequence ATGGATGTAAAAACGCTCAATCATGTGCAAATGCATGAGACACCTTGGCATGCGCACCAAGCCGGTCAGCTCTATTGGTTACAACGCGGTATTATCATCATTGAAACCAGCTTTGCCCAATGGCCGATAACGCCCGGTTCCGTGGGGTGGATCCCCGAAAATTGTGCTCACAAGGCAAAGATATTAGCCTCGGTGCAAGGGTATATGCTGTATTTGGATAATGCTGATGGGGTTGTATTTCCCCAATCTCCGGGAATTTACGGGGTGAACGCTTTTCTGAGTGCTCTGATGCAAAGGGCCACTTGCTTAAATGATAGTGATGATTATTCACCGAGTTATATTTCGCATTTGGTGGCATTACTCGGTCATGAAATCACGATGTTGAATATGCTGCCGATTGGCTTGCCATTACCTTCAGACCGGCGTGCCCGTCATATCGCTGATGAACTGCTTCATTGCCCTGCAACCGATTTAACGCAAACACAATTGGCAACTCGGGCGGGAATGAGTGTCCGTACGCTGAGCCGTATCTTTACGCAACAAACAGGGCTTACCTTTAGCCAATGGCGTCAACAGTCCAAGATTGTCATCTCGTTGAAGTGGCTGCTGGCGGGTTTACCGATCAGCGATGTTGCCGAGCGGAGCGGCTATCACAACGTCAGCGCCTATATTGAGGTATTCCGTCAGCGTTTCGGTGAAACACCGGGGAAATTTCAGGCGAAGTTGGATTAG